In a single window of the Delftia tsuruhatensis genome:
- a CDS encoding Fur family transcriptional regulator, translated as MRSTRATRAVLALWTRHADALLSEAEVEVALHAQGVKVNRVTVYRLLDRLAQAGLLRRTVDAARVARYGRCTQGATQEAGAAAHFECADCHSAFRLGGEVAEPLRAALSQLRQALEASGLQGRAIDVSVTGLCRDCGDGAGARPA; from the coding sequence ATGCGCTCCACCCGGGCCACGCGCGCCGTGCTGGCGCTGTGGACGCGACATGCCGACGCGCTGTTGAGCGAGGCCGAGGTGGAGGTCGCCCTGCATGCGCAGGGCGTGAAGGTCAACCGGGTCACCGTCTACCGGTTGCTCGATCGCCTGGCCCAGGCCGGGTTGCTGCGGCGTACGGTCGATGCGGCGCGCGTGGCACGTTACGGCCGTTGCACGCAGGGCGCGACCCAGGAGGCCGGTGCGGCGGCGCATTTCGAATGTGCGGACTGCCACAGCGCCTTCCGGCTGGGTGGCGAGGTCGCAGAGCCTTTGCGGGCGGCGCTGTCTCAGTTGCGCCAGGCGCTGGAGGCCAGCGGCCTGCAGGGCCGGGCCATCGATGTGTCGGTCACCGGCCTGTGCCGGGACTGCGGCGACGGGGCCGGTGCCCGGCCTGCGTGA
- a CDS encoding TonB-dependent receptor domain-containing protein, which yields MRVTTQQYHQDAKAPGERMKLRPLLQQLLLAGVLGPAMGATALAAEPEGGAAAAARADTQRGSGPVLNEVTVKASGLGLSSEDMSTPATVLESDVLTLRQAATLGETLDGEPGIHASHFGAGASRPIIRGMDGPRVQILSDGSELHDASTISPDHAVASEPMLATQIEVLRGPSALIYGGGGAMGGVVNILDDKIPTAIPTNGITGSAQLRGSTGAGETAGAFSLTGGAGQLAIHAEGMARDAGDYRVGSGWAPNGQSQGKVAGSFNRTDTGSLGLSWIGTQGYLGLAYTRQTARYGLPGHNHSFEGCHTHGDHLHCGGHDHGHDEDGHDHGDEHDHDHASVPVVDLVSERWDLRGEWRNPTAGIAALRVRGGWTDYRHDEIEDGQVSTTFKNRAHDLRVEAEHQPIAGWRGVIGLQTVQRRFSAEGEEAYVQPTETRRNSIYLLEEYRWQDWRWQAALRHERQTVDAERSAISRSHNGTSFSLGSVWKFTPGYSLSASLTQGSRLPTAEELYANGLHMATSTYERGNADLKRERSQALDIGLRKSSGDTTFSVNAFHHRVKGYIYGATLDEVDGLQLLQYTQADARFTGVEGQVRQKLSRQWGVTLFGDAVRARLEDGSRLPRIPAARVGVRVDTFWKGWDAQAEWVQVLRQNRTAAFETQTDGYGMLNLSASYTLRTAGGMPWQIFIKGQNLTNRLAFAHTSFIKNAAPLMGRNITVGVKVSF from the coding sequence ATGAGAGTGACAACACAGCAATACCACCAGGACGCAAAGGCCCCGGGGGAGAGGATGAAGCTGCGCCCCCTGCTGCAGCAGCTGCTGCTGGCGGGCGTGCTCGGGCCGGCCATGGGGGCCACGGCCCTGGCCGCCGAACCTGAAGGCGGGGCCGCCGCCGCGGCCCGGGCAGACACACAGCGCGGGTCAGGTCCCGTGCTCAACGAGGTGACGGTCAAGGCCAGCGGCCTGGGCCTGTCCTCCGAGGACATGTCCACGCCGGCCACCGTGCTGGAAAGCGACGTGCTGACACTGCGCCAGGCCGCCACGCTGGGCGAGACGCTGGACGGTGAGCCCGGCATCCACGCCAGCCATTTCGGAGCCGGTGCCAGCCGGCCCATCATCCGCGGCATGGATGGGCCGCGCGTGCAGATCCTCAGCGATGGATCCGAGTTGCATGACGCCTCGACCATCAGCCCCGACCACGCGGTGGCCAGCGAGCCCATGCTGGCCACGCAGATCGAGGTGCTGCGCGGCCCCTCCGCGCTGATCTACGGTGGGGGTGGCGCCATGGGCGGCGTGGTCAATATCCTGGACGACAAGATTCCCACCGCCATCCCCACCAACGGCATCACCGGCTCGGCCCAGCTGCGCGGCAGCACGGGCGCGGGCGAGACGGCCGGAGCGTTCTCGCTGACGGGCGGCGCGGGCCAGCTGGCCATCCACGCGGAAGGCATGGCGCGTGATGCGGGCGACTACCGCGTGGGCAGTGGCTGGGCGCCCAATGGCCAGTCCCAGGGCAAGGTGGCCGGCAGCTTCAACCGCACGGACACGGGCAGCCTGGGTCTGTCCTGGATCGGCACCCAGGGCTACCTGGGTCTGGCCTATACGCGCCAGACCGCGCGCTACGGCCTGCCGGGCCACAACCACAGCTTCGAGGGCTGCCACACCCATGGCGACCACCTGCACTGCGGTGGCCATGACCACGGGCATGACGAGGACGGCCATGACCATGGAGACGAACATGACCATGACCATGCGAGCGTTCCTGTGGTCGATCTCGTCAGCGAGCGCTGGGATCTGCGCGGTGAATGGCGCAATCCGACGGCGGGCATCGCGGCGCTGCGCGTGCGCGGCGGCTGGACGGACTACCGCCACGACGAGATCGAGGACGGGCAGGTGTCGACCACCTTCAAGAACCGTGCCCACGACCTGCGCGTGGAGGCCGAGCACCAGCCCATCGCCGGCTGGCGTGGGGTCATCGGCCTGCAGACCGTGCAGCGCAGGTTCAGCGCCGAGGGCGAGGAAGCCTATGTGCAGCCCACCGAGACCCGCCGCAACAGCATCTACCTGCTGGAGGAATACCGCTGGCAGGACTGGCGCTGGCAGGCCGCGCTGCGCCACGAGCGCCAGACCGTGGATGCAGAGCGCAGCGCCATCTCGCGCAGCCACAACGGCACCTCGTTCTCGCTGGGGTCGGTCTGGAAGTTCACGCCGGGCTACAGCCTCTCGGCGTCGCTGACGCAGGGCAGCCGTCTGCCCACGGCCGAAGAGCTCTATGCCAACGGCCTGCACATGGCGACCTCCACCTATGAGCGCGGCAATGCCGATCTCAAGCGCGAGCGCTCCCAGGCACTGGACATCGGCCTGCGCAAGAGCTCGGGCGACACCACCTTCAGCGTCAATGCCTTCCACCATCGCGTCAAGGGCTACATCTATGGCGCCACGCTGGATGAGGTGGATGGCCTGCAACTGCTGCAATACACCCAGGCTGACGCGCGCTTCACGGGCGTGGAGGGCCAGGTGCGGCAGAAGCTGTCGCGCCAGTGGGGTGTGACCCTGTTCGGCGATGCGGTGCGCGCCCGGCTGGAGGACGGCTCGCGCCTGCCGCGCATCCCCGCCGCACGCGTCGGCGTGCGCGTGGACACCTTCTGGAAGGGCTGGGATGCCCAGGCCGAATGGGTGCAGGTGCTGCGCCAGAACCGCACGGCCGCCTTCGAGACGCAGACCGACGGCTACGGCATGCTCAACCTCTCGGCCAGCTATACGCTGCGCACGGCAGGCGGCATGCCCTGGCAGATCTTCATCAAGGGCCAGAACCTGACCAACCGCCTGGCCTTCGCCCATACCTCGTTCATCAAGAACGCGGCGCCGCTGATGGGGCGCAACATCACCGTGGGGGTGAAGGTCTCCTTCTGA
- a CDS encoding tyrosine-type recombinase/integrase, which produces MPASTAPSPAATLLAPDGPALFRQWLACEGSKGWNALDTAPDSGYETVWRAWLRSLQDSGARAPGEHPATAGPAPCGTGAPVHAWQQATAVDVQNFLRPRQGQVSHHLPGRRISEVTRRRYWRLLERIYDHALEHGWVMANPAAGLSAPERPPAEDGQGHCLPAPLWQALPRHFPVADGFQSARDRAILLLLYALALAPEEVRGLHWRDVQGTAPPTGLPTTLHIDGARAAQQRVLELPEAVALALRDWHGFSAGQRGPEAIRPDAPVFYSREGQPLSVRVLFHVASQLLQRAHAAQHASSQKAPLHRVGPQVLRNTAIVQWLRDGRSESEVVRLIGVESARALRHLRHYL; this is translated from the coding sequence ATGCCAGCCTCCACTGCTCCCTCGCCCGCTGCAACGCTCCTGGCTCCTGACGGGCCGGCACTCTTTCGCCAATGGCTGGCCTGTGAAGGCTCCAAAGGCTGGAATGCCCTGGACACGGCCCCTGACAGCGGCTACGAGACCGTCTGGCGAGCCTGGCTGCGCAGCCTGCAGGATTCAGGCGCCCGCGCCCCGGGCGAACACCCCGCCACGGCGGGCCCGGCCCCCTGCGGCACCGGGGCACCAGTCCATGCCTGGCAGCAGGCCACGGCCGTGGACGTACAGAACTTCCTGCGCCCGCGCCAAGGGCAGGTCTCGCACCACCTGCCCGGGCGCCGCATCAGCGAAGTCACGCGCCGACGCTATTGGCGGCTGCTGGAACGCATCTACGACCACGCCCTGGAGCATGGCTGGGTCATGGCCAACCCTGCTGCCGGGCTGTCCGCACCGGAGCGCCCTCCCGCCGAGGACGGCCAGGGCCATTGCCTGCCCGCACCGCTGTGGCAGGCCCTGCCCCGCCATTTTCCGGTGGCCGACGGCTTCCAATCCGCGCGCGACCGTGCCATCTTGCTGTTGTTGTACGCACTGGCCCTGGCACCCGAGGAAGTCCGCGGACTGCACTGGCGCGACGTCCAGGGAACCGCACCACCAACGGGCCTGCCGACCACGCTGCATATCGATGGCGCACGCGCCGCGCAGCAACGTGTGCTGGAGTTGCCGGAGGCGGTCGCCCTGGCGCTGCGCGACTGGCACGGCTTCAGCGCCGGACAACGTGGCCCCGAAGCCATCCGGCCCGATGCGCCGGTCTTCTATTCGCGTGAAGGCCAGCCGCTGTCGGTGCGCGTGCTGTTCCATGTGGCCTCGCAGCTGCTGCAGCGCGCCCATGCGGCGCAGCACGCGTCCAGCCAGAAGGCGCCGCTGCACCGCGTCGGCCCCCAGGTGCTGCGCAACACGGCCATCGTGCAGTGGCTGCGCGATGGCCGGTCCGAGTCCGAGGTGGTGCGGCTGATCGGTGTGGAAAGCGCACGTGCCCTGCGCCACCTGCGCCACTACCTGTAG
- a CDS encoding AEC family transporter yields the protein MNSPVFASLIPVILCIGAGFLAARLGWVRSAAIKDLSNLVFLVLTPALLFRTMGAVRVQELNFQPVALYFLATGLIFVVSMGLAGFSTRSAARGLANMFSNTVMIGVPLVGLVHGEAGLVTLFTLVSLHALILLTAATVVFELAEARENQRAGRSAPRPLWRTVLQAVRNGIVHPVPLPILAGLLFAQTGLVLPGVVDRSLQVLGQALGPMALLLVGVTLAYTKVGRNLREAVGIALVKNLVHPLLLLALAWAFGLNGLPVAVMFTAAALPVGANVFLFTQRYGVMQEEVSASIAVSTALALVTVPLMLVLAQRLLG from the coding sequence GTGAACTCTCCTGTCTTCGCCTCCCTCATCCCGGTGATCCTGTGCATCGGTGCCGGATTTCTCGCGGCCCGCCTGGGCTGGGTCCGGTCGGCTGCCATCAAGGACCTGTCCAACCTGGTCTTCCTCGTTCTCACACCGGCCCTGCTGTTCCGCACCATGGGCGCCGTGCGTGTACAGGAGCTGAACTTCCAGCCGGTGGCCCTGTACTTTCTGGCGACCGGGCTGATCTTCGTGGTGTCCATGGGGCTGGCCGGCTTCTCCACGCGTTCGGCCGCGCGAGGGCTGGCCAACATGTTCAGCAACACGGTCATGATCGGTGTACCGCTGGTCGGGCTGGTCCATGGCGAGGCAGGGCTGGTCACGCTGTTCACCCTGGTCTCCCTGCATGCGCTGATCCTGCTGACGGCAGCCACCGTGGTGTTCGAGCTGGCGGAGGCACGCGAGAACCAGCGTGCGGGCCGCAGCGCGCCGCGCCCCCTGTGGCGCACGGTGCTGCAGGCCGTGCGCAACGGCATCGTGCATCCGGTGCCGTTGCCCATCCTGGCCGGCCTGCTGTTCGCGCAGACGGGCCTGGTCCTGCCGGGGGTGGTGGATCGCTCGCTGCAGGTGCTGGGCCAGGCGCTGGGGCCCATGGCCCTGCTGCTGGTGGGCGTCACGCTGGCCTACACCAAGGTCGGGCGCAACCTGCGCGAGGCCGTAGGCATCGCGCTCGTCAAGAATCTCGTGCACCCGCTGCTGCTGCTGGCACTGGCATGGGCTTTCGGCCTGAACGGCCTGCCCGTGGCGGTGATGTTCACGGCGGCAGCGCTGCCCGTGGGCGCCAACGTATTCCTTTTCACGCAGCGCTATGGCGTGATGCAGGAGGAGGTGTCGGCCAGCATCGCGGTGTCCACGGCGCTGGCCCTGGTCACCGTGCCGCTGATGCTGGTGCTGGCCCAGCGCCTGCTGGGCTGA
- the pdxH gene encoding pyridoxamine 5'-phosphate oxidase: MSSLSTSIADLRKSYERAELSESASQADPLQQFDQWLQEALRAQVPEPNAMTLATVGGDLRPSTRIVLIKGYDERGLVWYTNYDSRKGQQLAGNPFAALQFHWVELERVVRIEGRVEKVSDEESDAYFNSRPLDSRIGAWASPQSQVISGRSVLVANAAKYGAQFLLNPPRPPHWGGFRLVPDRWEFWQGRKSRLHDRLCYQFEGGAWLRQRLAP; the protein is encoded by the coding sequence ATGAGCAGCTTATCCACCTCGATCGCCGACCTGCGCAAAAGCTACGAGCGCGCGGAACTGAGCGAATCGGCCTCCCAGGCCGATCCGCTGCAGCAGTTTGACCAATGGCTGCAGGAAGCCCTGCGCGCCCAGGTACCCGAACCCAATGCCATGACGCTGGCCACGGTGGGCGGGGACCTGCGCCCCAGCACCCGCATCGTGCTCATCAAGGGCTATGACGAGCGCGGCCTGGTCTGGTACACCAACTACGACAGCCGAAAGGGCCAGCAGCTGGCCGGCAACCCGTTCGCGGCGCTGCAGTTCCACTGGGTGGAGCTGGAGCGCGTGGTGCGCATCGAGGGCCGCGTGGAAAAGGTCAGCGACGAGGAAAGCGACGCCTACTTCAACAGCCGTCCGCTGGACTCGCGCATCGGCGCCTGGGCCAGCCCGCAAAGCCAGGTCATCAGCGGCCGCAGCGTGCTGGTGGCCAATGCGGCCAAGTACGGCGCACAGTTCCTGCTCAACCCGCCGCGCCCGCCGCACTGGGGCGGATTCAGGCTCGTGCCCGACCGCTGGGAGTTCTGGCAGGGCCGCAAGAGCCGCCTGCACGACCGCCTGTGCTACCAGTTCGAAGGCGGCGCCTGGCTGCGCCAGCGTCTGGCGCCGTGA
- a CDS encoding nucleotidyltransferase family protein produces MRTVLDDLSCVLILASGRGERFRASGGTMHKLAAPLGASTVLEHTLAAVRASGLPWHLEDAGHPGMGDSLAAAVRATAGASGWLVLPGDLPLVQPQTLRKVADALRNGAQAAQPVHAGERGHPVGFGAACGPALMALSGQQGGSPVLKALREAGAVVLVQVDDAGVLADIDTLQDLARAEALLRARGSAA; encoded by the coding sequence ATGCGCACAGTCCTTGACGATCTCTCTTGCGTGCTGATCCTGGCCTCGGGCCGTGGCGAGCGGTTTCGCGCCTCGGGCGGCACCATGCACAAGCTGGCCGCGCCCCTGGGCGCCAGCACGGTGCTGGAGCACACCCTGGCCGCCGTGCGCGCCAGCGGTCTGCCATGGCATCTGGAGGATGCGGGCCATCCCGGCATGGGGGACTCGCTGGCCGCCGCCGTGCGCGCCACGGCAGGCGCCTCCGGCTGGCTGGTGTTGCCGGGCGATCTGCCGCTGGTGCAGCCGCAGACGCTGCGCAAGGTAGCCGATGCCTTGCGCAACGGCGCGCAGGCGGCGCAGCCCGTGCATGCCGGCGAGCGCGGGCATCCCGTGGGCTTTGGCGCGGCTTGCGGCCCGGCGCTCATGGCCTTGAGCGGACAGCAAGGCGGCTCGCCCGTGCTCAAGGCCCTGCGCGAGGCGGGGGCAGTGGTCTTGGTGCAGGTCGACGATGCCGGCGTGCTCGCCGACATCGATACGCTTCAGGATCTGGCCCGCGCCGAAGCGCTGCTGCGGGCGCGCGGCAGCGCCGCCTGA